Below is a window of Nocardia asteroides DNA.
GCGGTCGATGGCGTCGGCCAGGCCGTGGCAGGCCACGCCGACCACCTTCGCGTCACCGGCGAAACGGGCGATCAGGTCGGCCTGGTAGCGGCTGGCGGTGGTCGCCGCGGTCGCCCACACCGCGACCGACCGGCACTGCGCCGCCGCGGGCTTGATCGCGGGCACGGTTCCGATCACCGGCACCGACTCGCCCACCTCGGCCCGCACGTGCGCCAGCGCCGTCACACTCGCGGTATTGCACGGCAGCACGATCACTTCGGCGCCGAGTTCGAGCGCCTGACGGGCCGCGCCGAGCACCCGCTCGACGACCCAGTCCTCCGGCTTGGGCCCCCAGGGCGCGCCCTCGGGGTCGAGCAGCAGCAGCAGATCCACATCGGGACGCGACTTGCGCAACCACGCCGCCGTCGGCAGCAGGCCGAGGCCGGAATCGATAAGCGCGACGATCACCGGTCCACCGTATTACAGGCCCGCGAACGTCCCCGTCGCGACCGTGTTCCGGCCGGCTAGACCAGTTCGATCTCGTCGAAGGCGGCGGTCAGGGTGTGGCGCCGTTCGCGCAGGACACCGCCCTCGCGGTGCGCCACCCCCTCGGACAGTTCCAGCCGCACGGTGGCGCGATGGACGTCGACCTCCTTGACGACACCGCAGACCCCGCTGAACGGGCCCGCTGGGAAATAGACGACATCGCCGGCCGAGTACTCGGTAAACCCCACGGCCCCACAGTAATCCGATCCACGCGCGGCGGCCACGGTCCGGCGGCCGCCGTGCGTGTGCGGGGTCAGCCCGCGGCGGCGAGCAGGTCCGCGACCGGGGTGGGGGTCGCCAGCTTGGCGCGCAGCTTCATCACCTGGCCGGTCAGGCCCGCGCCCAGGACGGCGGTGAGGATCCCGTCGCGGGAGTAGTAGGCGAGGAACTTGCGGCCGTCGTCGGTGACCATGGTGACGTCGTCGGCGGGCGAGGGGGTGCCCAGCGCCTGGATCTTGACGTCGTACTGGTCGCTCCAGAAGTAGGGCACCCGCGCGGCGGTCGGCGCCGCGCCCCCGAGCAGGGCGGTGACCAGCAGCTTGGCCTGCTCGCCCGCGCTGGTCCAGTGCTCGACGCGCTTGCGGACGCCGGTGTCGTGCTGCCAGGCGGCCACGTCGCCGACGGCCCAGACGCCCGCGGCGGAGGTGCGGCCCACCTCGTCGGCCAGCACGCCGCCACCGGCCGACGGTTCGGCCAGCTCGATGCCGGAATCGGCCAGCCAGTCGGTGACCGGCACCGAACCCACGCCGACCACCACCACGTCGGCGGCGATCTCGGTGCCGTCGGTGAGCAGCGCGCCCCGCACCCGGCCCGAGTCGTCGGAACGCAGGGTGTCCACGCCGACCCCGCAGCGCAGGTCCACACCCTCGGCGCGATGCATCCGGGCGACCAGCCCGCCGATCTGCTCACCCAGCACCGAGGCGAGCGGGGTCGGCTGCGGCTCCACCAGGGTGACCTCGAGCCCGGCGGCCCGGAAGCTCGCGGCCAGCTCACAGCCGATGAAACCGGCGCCGATGACCAGGGCGCGGCCCGCGCCGTCCAGCTCGGTCCGCAGGGACTCGGCGTCCTCGTGGGCGCGCAGCACGTGAACGCCCGCCACCGCGGGCAGTCCCGGCAGCCTGCGCGGGCGCAGCCCGGTGGCGATGATCAGCTGGTCGTAGGCGAGCGTGCCGCCGTCGGCCAGGGCGACGGTGCGCGCGGCCGTGTCGACGCCGGTGACGGCGGTACCGAGCCGCAGCTCGATGTCCTTGTCCGCGAAGAACTCCGGCGGGCGCAGGGTGGTGTCGTCGGTCTCGCCGCGCACGAACTGCTTCGACAGCGGCGGGCGGTCGTACGGCGGGCGCGACTCGTCACCGAGCAGCACCACGCCGCCCTCGTAGCCGGCCCGGCGCAGTTCCTCCGCCGTGCGCAGGCCTGCCAGACCCGCTCCGACGATCACGATGGGCGCGCTCATACCTGTGTCCTCTCGGCATGTGCGGCGCGCTCCGCGCTCACGCGAGCCACCGCCGCCGGGGTCGACCGCCCATGCCATGTCTTGTGTCGCGGGCCACTACGGCCCCCCGAATGTTTGTACCAGTGCGCCCGGCCACAGGTGATACCCACGTCGCAACGCAACCGTGCCGCTCCCGATATCGACCGGGCGGTCAATCAGGAGTAGACCGAGGTCAGAAGTATTTTTCGTCTCTCGAGGAGGCAATCCCCATGTTCACAGACAGCCGCGCACAGGATCTTCTCGCCGTCGTGCTCGGCGCATTCACCGCGCTGTCGCCCCTGTGGGTCGACACCAACGACAATGCCCGCTGGACCCTGATCGTGCTCGGTGTACTCATCGCCGCGACCGGTCTGATCCAGATGGCACGGGCGAGCATGTCCAGCGCCGACTACGCGATGGGCCTTTTCGGCGTGCTGCTGTTCATCTCGCCGTGGGCGATGGACTTCACCGCCTTCCGCGGCGCATCCTGGACCGCATGGGTGGTCGGGGTAGTGACGGCGGTGGTGGCGGTCGCCGCGCTGCCGGCGATGAACGAGCGCCTGCACAAGCAGGTTCCGCATCACTGATGCCGAACCGACGCGTCGGGCGCCGCAACGCCAAGCGCGATGGCGACGCCCGGCAACTCATCCTGGATGCCGCCGAAACCCTGTTCGCCGCGCAGGGCTTCGACGCCACCCCGACCGCCGCGCTGGCCGCGGCCGCCGGTGTGCCCAAGGGACTGGTCTTCTACTACTTCCCCACCAAGAACGCGATCCTGTCCGCGCTCATGCGCGAACGCGTGCCCAGCCGCCCGTTCGACGATCTGGACGCCGTCGTCGCGCCCGGTGATCCCGCCGCCAGCCTGGTCAACCTCGACACCGCCATCAACCTGCGCGACCACCATTCCTCGGTGCTGCGGGTGATCATGTGGCGCGAGGCCGACACCCACCCCGACGTCCGGCGCACCCTGCGCGTCCTGCGCGATCAGCTCCTCGACGCCACCGCCCGCGTCCTCCAGGCCAGCGTCCCCACCCCCATCCGCCCCAGCACGCTGCACGCCTGCGCGTCGGCGTGGGTCTCGGCCATGTTCGCCATCGCCAGCACCGACCGCCTGCACGCCCTCGACGGCGTCCCGGTGCCGACGCCCGACGACCTGCTCGATGTCGCCCAGGTGGTGGCGGCGGGGATGACCCAGCTGGGCTGAGAGGACCCGCACCGCGACCACGCCCAGGACGACATGCAGCACGCCCGCGACAGCGGCGACGGCGTGCAGGCCGGTGACGAAGGCCACGCGCGCGTCCGCGAGAGCGGCCGGGGCGATCCCCGCCACCTGCGCCGTCTCGCCGAGCGTCGGGGCCAGCTCCGGGCCGGTCAGCCGGAACAGCAGGGCCGCCAGGGAACCGAAGACCGCGATGCCGACGGCGTTGCCGAGTTCGTTGCCGGTCTCGGCGAGCGCGGCGGCCGAACCGGCCCGCGCCGGGGGCACCGCGGCGACGGCGATATCGGCGACCACGCTGAACGAGATGCCGTAGCCGATCCCGGCCACCGCGGTCGACGCGACATACCAGCCGGTCCCGCCGCCGGTCCCGGCGAACAGCAGCAGGAACAGGCCCGCCGCGATGAAGAAGTGCGCGCCGATCAGCGCCGCCGACCGGCCGGTCCGGCCCACCACGACCGGCGTGAGCACCGCGGCCACGGTGAGCACGACCGCGCCCGGCACCGCCAGCAGCGCCGCGCGGGCGACCGACAGCCCGAGCACCGATTGCAGGTAGGCGCTCGCCAGATAGGCGGTCGCCGACCACGCGGCCAGCGGCAGGAACCCGGTGACGATCGCGATCGCGAACACCGGATTGCGGAACAACCCGAAGTCGACGAGCGGGTTCGCGATCCGCGACTGCCTGCGCGCGAACCACGTCAGCAGCGCGAGCCCCACGAACCCGGCGCCGAGGCCGCTCCCGGACAGCCCGGCCGCCGCCGCGTGCTTCACCGCGTACATGGTGAGCAGCAGCCCGGCGGCCGAGGCGAGCACGCTCGCCACGTCGACCCGCCCGGTCCGCGCCTCCCGCACCTCACGCAGCAGCAGCGGCGCGAGGACCAGGAACACCAGCAGCACCGGCAGATTGATCAACAGCACCGAACCCCACCAGAACCGGGTGAGCAGCTGTCCCGCGACGATCGGACCCAGGGCGAAGCCGGCCGCGAAGGTGGCGGCGAAGACGCCGATCGCCTGCGCGCGCTGCCGCGGATCGGCGAACAGCGTGCTGAGAATGGCCAGCGCCGAGGGCAGCAGCGTCGCTCCCGCCACCCCCATCAGCACGCGCAGGCCGATCAGGATCTCCGGGCTGGGCGCGAAAGCCGCTGCCGCCGAGGCGATACCGAAGACGGTGGCACCGGTCAGCAGCAGGCGCAGCCTGCCGTACCGGTCGCCGAGCGCGCCGAACGCGATCAGCAGCGCGCCGACGGCGAAGCCGTAGCTGTCCAGGATCCACAGGGATTGGTCGGCGGTGGGGGTGAGCGCGGCGGTGATCGCGGGCATGGCCAGGAACAGCACCGAGCCGTCCATGGCGACCAGCAGGACGGGGCCCAGGATCACCAGCAGGCCCAGCCAGGCCCGCAGTGGGGCTGTGTCGGTTCGAGTCATGACCTCGAATCTGCGGCGCCACGCGCCCGGCAACCAGACCCGCTCATGGGTACACCTCGCCGGGATACCCACGGACCCGCCGCGCTGCCTACGCTGGGACGGTATGGAACTGGAAAGCCTCGGCGCGTTCCTCAAGACCCGCCGCGACCGGATCACCCCCGACCGCATCGGGCTGCGGACCTACGGCGCCACCCGCCGGGTGCCCGGGCTGCGCCGCGAGGAACTGGCCCAGCTGGCCGGCGTGAGCGCGGGGTATTACACGCGGCTGGAACAGGACCAGGCGGGCACCGCGTCACCGCAGGTCGTCGCGGCCATCGCCCGGGTACTCCAACTCGACGCGGCGGAGACGACGCACCTGCACAATCTGGCCGGACGACCCGCCGCGCCCCGCCTGACCCGCTCCGAACCCGAACGCCCGCATCCACGCGTGCTCACCCTGCTCGACGCGCTCGGCGAGACCATGCCCGCGATCGTGCTCGGCAGACGCGGTGACGTGCTGGCCTGGAACCGCACCGGGCACGCGCTGTTCGCCGAACACCTGGACTTCGCCGCACCCGCCGACCCGGCCCTGCGGCCCTCGATCCCGCGCATGTTCTTCCTCGACCCGCTCACCCGCGACCTGCATCGCAACTGGGCCGAACTGGCCCGCGTCCACGTCGCCTATCTGCGCCTCACCGCGGGCCGCTATCCGACCGACGCGCACCTGGCCGAACTGATCGGCGAACTCGCCATGCGCAGTGCGGAATTCGCGACGCTGTGGGCCGAGGGCGAGGTGGCCGACTGCACCGTCGGTGCGATGCGGCTGCATCATCCGACCGTCGGCGGCGTCGACGTCGACTATCAGGTGTGGCTCCAACCGGACAGCCCCGATCATCGGCTCGAGGTCTACACCCCGCACGACGCCCGCTCGGCCGACGCACTGCGGCTGCTCGGCGGAGCGACGCCCGAGACGACGGACACACGGGGCCACGTGGCCGCCGAGTAGTCGGTCGTCACCGGCACCGGGTGCGCGCGAAGTCGTCCGACCGCGCGCGGCAGGCACCGGTGGCGCCGCATCCGTGGACGCGACGCCACCGGTGTCTTTCATCCGCCGGCGATGATCGACGCCGCGACGCCGGGCGGAACCGGCGCGTAGGAGTCGAACACCATGGCGTAGGTGGCCCGGCCCCGGGTCTTCGACCGGAGATCGCCGATGTAGCCGAACATCTCCTGGAGCGGGGTCAGGGCCCGCACGACGCGCGCGCCCGCCCGCTCGGTGAGCTCGGTGACTCGCCCGCGCCGGGCGTTCAGGTCACCGATCACCTCACCGAGGTACTCCTCCGGGGTGACGACCTCCACGGCCATCACCGGTTCGAGCAGCACCGGTTTCGCCAGCGCGACCGCGGCTCGCACCGCCGCCGCACCGGCCAGCCGGAAGGCGAGGTCCGACGAATCCTGCACGTGGGCTGCGCCGTCGAGCAGCGTCACCCGCACGTTCACCAGGGGGAACCCGGCGAGCGCGCCGACCCGCAGCGCGTCCTGCGCGCCCGCGTCGACCGCGGGGAGATACTCCCGCGGCACACGCCCGCCGCTCACCCGGCTCTCGAACTCGTAGACCGCGCCGTCCTCGGCCACGTGCGGATGCACCGCGATCACCACCTTGGCGAACTGCCCGTGCCCACCCACCTGCTTGCGGTGGGTGTACTCGAACCGCTCGACCGCGGCGGTGACGGTTTCGCGATACGCCACCCGCGGCGCGCCGATCTCGGCCTCGACCCGGAACTCCCGCTTCATGCGGTCGACCAGGATCTCCAGGTGCAGCTCGCCCATCCCGCCGAGGACCGTCTGACCGGTCTCCGCGTCGACGTGCACCGTGAACGTGGGATCCTCCTCGGCCAGGCGCGCCAGGGCGGTGCCCAGCTTGTCCTGATCCGCGCGAGTCCGCGGTTCGACGGAGACCGAGAGGACGGGCTCGGGGAAGAACATCGACTCCAGCACGATCGGGGCGTTCCGATCGCACAGGGTGTCGCCGGTGCTCGTCTCCTTCAGCCCGATCACCGCGCAGATCTGTCCGGCGTGGACCCGATCGACCGCGATCTCGGTGCTCGACTGCATCTGGAACAGCTTGCCCAGGCGCTCCTTTCGTCCGTTGGCGGAATTCAGCACGGCCGCACCGGGTTCCACCCGACCCGCGTACACCCGCAGGTATACGAGCTTGCCGAAGAACGGGTGCAGCGCGACCTTGAACGCCAGCGCCGCGAACGGCTCGGCGAGCTCGGGCGCGCGCTCGATGTTCTCGCCCTCGGGCGAGAAGCCGTGCACCGCAGCCACATCCAGCGGCGACGGCAGGTAGTCGACGACGGCGTCCAGCAGCGGTTGCACCCCGATGTTGGCCAGCGCCGAGCCGCACAGCACCGGGTAGGCGCGCGCGTCGATCGTCATCGTGCGGATGGCCGCCTTCAGCAGGTCGACGGGGATCGGCCTGCCGGACAGGTAGCGCTCCAGCACTGCCTCGTCGGCATCGGAGACCGTGGCGATCAGCGCCTCGCGGTACTGCTCGGCCTCGGTCCGCAACTCGTCCGGGATCGCGACGACCTCGAAGCGCGCACCGTGGCCGGTGTCGCCACGCCACACCTTCGCGGTCATCTCGACCAGGTCGACGATGCCCTCGAAGTCGCGTTCGGCACCGATGGGCAGCTGGATCACCAACGGCCGCACCCCGAGCCGCTGGGCGATGGTCCGCACGGTGAACCCGAAATCGGCACCGAGCTTGTCCATCTTGTTCACGAAGCAGATCCGCGGCACGCCGTATCGGTCGGCCTGTCGCCACACTTGCTCGGACTGCGGTTCGACCCCCTCCTTGGCGTCGAACACCGCCACCGCGCCGTCGAGTACCCGCAGCGACCGCTCGACCTCGACGGTGAAGTCGACGTGGCCGGGCGTGTCGATGATGGTGATCTCGTGGTCGCGCCACGCGCAGGTCGTCGCGGCGGCGGCGATGGTGATGCCGTGCTCGCGCTCCTGGATCATCCGGTCCATGGCGGCGGTGCCGTCGTGCACCTCACCGAGGACGCGGGTGACGCCGGTGTAGAACAGGATTCGTTCGGTGGTGGTGGTCTTGCCCGCGTCGATGTGGGCGGCGATGCCGATATTGCGCAGGCGGGCGAGGTCGGTGCGTGGTCTGGTCATGGGAATCCCCCAGCTGGTCGCGTCGATGGATCGACGCTCGCCGGTAGGGCGTTCCGGTGACGGCACGGGCGTCGGATCACGCGGCGCCACACCGGCGCCCGAGGACCCGATGCGAGCTAGAACCGCGACTGCGGACGTGCTGTAACCATGCGACCAGTTCTACGCGCTCGCCCGCCGCGCTGTCGACGGGTTTTCCGCGCGACCTCAGAAACCGGCGCGTTCCACGTACTTCAGCGCCGACTCCTTGTCCTTGAAGCCCGACATGACCGAGTACAGCTTGGTGGTGGTGTCGAACGTCTCGACGGTGGCGCCGCCGCCCGGGATCGAGGTGTCGACCCGGATCTTCTTCTCGCCCTTGTCGATCAGCCAGTCCGGGTGCTGGGAGTTCCAGATCCGCAGCAGGCGATCGGGATCGGTGTCGATCCAGGAGATCGGGTAGCGGTCGATGTCGATCGTCTTGAGCAGGCCCACGGTCAGCGCGTCCTTGGCGGGCACGGTGCCGACCACCCGCACCTTGTAGGTGTCGGAGCCGACCGGCTCCTTCTCGGTGATCTTGTTCGCGGCGACGACCTTGCGCAGCGGCGCGGGCATGGCGTCGAGCACCGCCTGCGCGTTCGCCGAAACCGTCTGCGCGGCGGCCTTGCTCGGGGACGTCGTGGTCTTGCCGGTGCTGGTGGCCGGCGCGGCGGCGGCCGGGGACGGCGCGGCCTGGGCGGTCGAGGTCACGGCGGCCACCGTGCCCTTGTCGTCGTCCCCGCCGGCGACCGCGATGAGGCCGATCACGACGGCGCCCACCAGGACGACCGCGGCGCCGGCCAGGACCAGCGGGTTCTTCCAGAACGGATCGGGGCGCGGCGGTTGCGGTTGCCCCCAGCCCTGCTGGTAGGCCTGCTCCGGCGACGGGAACGGCTGGGCGGCATAGCGTGGGTCCGGCTGACCGCCGTACTGCGGTGGCGCGCCGTAGGACTGTCCCTGATTCGGCGCCCAGCCAGGGCCCTGCTGCGGTGGATACGTCATGATTCCCCTCCCGAGACGAACAGGGCTCTCTCCCGCCCCCGCAGCGAGAGTACTGGGCCGGGCCACCGGATTCGAACCGAGCCGCCGGGCATAAATACCCCGGCCACGCCGTTCGTCACAGCGAGGGGACATCGCGGGTTCGCCGCTGCCCCCGATCAGCGATCCGCCCACGCAGAGGAGTCCCCCGATGACAGCGGAATTCGACCCGCACGATCTGCTCGCGGCCGCCAGGCTCGGCGTGCTCGCCACCATCAAGGCCGATGGCCGTCCCCAGCTGTCCCCGGTCACCCCCTATTACGACCGCGCGGCGGGCCGCATCTACGTCTCCATGACCGAGGGCCGCGCCAAGACCGTCAACCTGCGCCGCGACCCGCGCGCCGCCCTCGAGGTCACCGCTCCCGACGGCTGGTCCTGGGCCACCGCCGAGGGCACCGTCACCCTCACCGGCCCCGGCACCGACCCGAACGGCCCCGAGGTCGAAGCCCTCGTGGACTACTACCGCGCCGCCGCGGGCGAACACCCCGACTGGACCGAATACCGCGACGTCATGGTCGCCGACCGCCGCGTCCTCATGACCCTGGCCGTCGACCACGTCTACGGCGCCAAGATCCGCTGACGCGGTAACCCGCTCGGCGCCAACGAGTCTCAGAGCTTTGCCAGGCGGGCTCGGTACCGTGGGCCGCACGTGCCCGCCCTTCACAGACAGGAGAAGCCGTTGCGGCGGCCCGGTCACGCTGCGTATCGCGGGTGTCGACCACGCGGGCCACGCGGTCACCCACCGCGACGGTGGCCGGGTCACCGTGCGGGTCCGGCTCCTGGCTCCGGCCTGAGCTCGCGCGTCAGTCTTCCGGGGCGTCGAGGAACGCGGTGACCTCGGGCGCGAACCGTGGGTGCTTGATCGCCCCGAGGTGGGTGGTGTCCGGGTAGAGCACCAGGCGGGCGCCGGGGATGCCCTCGGCGGTGTGCCGGAAGGTGTCGACGGAGTAGAACTCGTCGCGGTCACCGCCGATCACCAGGGTCGGTGCGGTGATGGCGGCGAGTTCGCCGTCGACGTCGAAGGCGTCCTCGGCGCGCACGAACGCGAGGGTGTCGGCGGGATTCTTCGGTCGCACCAGCGGGTCGGCGAGCCAGGCGAAAGCGCTCACCAGCCGGCGCTTGACCGGCGACTCGATCCCCTGGGTGGCCAGGTGGTGCAGCGATCGCCTGCCCGCGGCGGCGGCCGTCGCGTACTGCATCTGCGATGCCCGCGCCTCGTCCTCGAGCCGATACCCCGACGACGCGATCACCAGCCGCCGCACCGCCGACGGATGATCCGCGGCGAGCTGCAAGGCCAGCGACCCACCCGAGGAGATACCCAGCACGTCCACCGGCCCGCCGAACTCGGCCGCCAGTCCCTCCGCGTGCTCCCGCGCGATATCGGCCATGGTCGTCCCCACCGCCATCCCCGGCGCCCGGTTCACCGCGTACACCCGGAAGTGCCGCGCCAACGGCGCCAGCGTCTTCACCTCCGACTTCCGGATCCACCCCGTCGGATTCGCGTGATCGGGCATGAACCATCGCAGGAACACCAGCGGCCGCCCCGCCCCGAACGCCAGATACGGCATCCCGTGCTCGAGCACACCCTCAGTGACCTCGAACCCCTGCACTTCAGCCACGCGCCACCCTCCGATCCGGACCAGCAATTGCCCTGGACGCTACCGACCCCGGCGGCGCGACACGATGACCCCCGAGGTCACGGCCGCGCCGGAAAACGCCGAACGGCGCCGCTCCCCGGGGGGAGCGACGCCGTTGCGGTGTCAGTGATTCAGGAAATCACTTGATGATCTTGGTGACGCGACCGGCACCGACGGTGCGGCCACCCTCACGGATCGCGAAACGCAGGCCCTCGTCCATGGCGACCGGCTGGATCAGCTTGACGGACATCTCGGTGTTGTCACCGGGCATGACCATCTCGGTGCCCTCGGGCAGGGTCACAACGCCCGTCACGTCAGTCGTACGGAAGTAGAACTGCGGACGGTAGTTGTTGAAGAACGGGGTGTGGCGGCCGCCCTCGTCCTTCGACAGGATGTACGCCTGGCCCTCGAACTCGGTGTGCGGGGTGGTGGTGCCCGGCTTCACGACAACCTGGCCGCGCTCCACGTCCTCGCGCTTGATGCCACGAACCAGCAGACCGACGTTGTCGCCCGCCTGGCCCTGGTCG
It encodes the following:
- a CDS encoding glutamate racemase, with translation MIVALIDSGLGLLPTAAWLRKSRPDVDLLLLLDPEGAPWGPKPEDWVVERVLGAARQALELGAEVIVLPCNTASVTALAHVRAEVGESVPVIGTVPAIKPAAAQCRSVAVWATAATTASRYQADLIARFAGDAKVVGVACHGLADAIDRGDLPAIAESIADAAARTPADVEGVVLGCTHYPLVIDAIVGALPDGVRLFDSAQAVAAQTIRKMDELGRPTTGTGSVTVRNSGLPGELPGSAATFESGRVVGAQVG
- a CDS encoding KOW domain-containing RNA-binding protein; this translates as MGFTEYSAGDVVYFPAGPFSGVCGVVKEVDVHRATVRLELSEGVAHREGGVLRERRHTLTAAFDEIELV
- a CDS encoding NAD(P)/FAD-dependent oxidoreductase, whose protein sequence is MSAPIVIVGAGLAGLRTAEELRRAGYEGGVVLLGDESRPPYDRPPLSKQFVRGETDDTTLRPPEFFADKDIELRLGTAVTGVDTAARTVALADGGTLAYDQLIIATGLRPRRLPGLPAVAGVHVLRAHEDAESLRTELDGAGRALVIGAGFIGCELAASFRAAGLEVTLVEPQPTPLASVLGEQIGGLVARMHRAEGVDLRCGVGVDTLRSDDSGRVRGALLTDGTEIAADVVVVGVGSVPVTDWLADSGIELAEPSAGGGVLADEVGRTSAAGVWAVGDVAAWQHDTGVRKRVEHWTSAGEQAKLLVTALLGGAAPTAARVPYFWSDQYDVKIQALGTPSPADDVTMVTDDGRKFLAYYSRDGILTAVLGAGLTGQVMKLRAKLATPTPVADLLAAAG
- a CDS encoding SPW repeat domain-containing protein → MFTDSRAQDLLAVVLGAFTALSPLWVDTNDNARWTLIVLGVLIAATGLIQMARASMSSADYAMGLFGVLLFISPWAMDFTAFRGASWTAWVVGVVTAVVAVAALPAMNERLHKQVPHH
- a CDS encoding TetR/AcrR family transcriptional regulator, yielding MPNRRVGRRNAKRDGDARQLILDAAETLFAAQGFDATPTAALAAAAGVPKGLVFYYFPTKNAILSALMRERVPSRPFDDLDAVVAPGDPAASLVNLDTAINLRDHHSSVLRVIMWREADTHPDVRRTLRVLRDQLLDATARVLQASVPTPIRPSTLHACASAWVSAMFAIASTDRLHALDGVPVPTPDDLLDVAQVVAAGMTQLG
- a CDS encoding helix-turn-helix transcriptional regulator — encoded protein: MELESLGAFLKTRRDRITPDRIGLRTYGATRRVPGLRREELAQLAGVSAGYYTRLEQDQAGTASPQVVAAIARVLQLDAAETTHLHNLAGRPAAPRLTRSEPERPHPRVLTLLDALGETMPAIVLGRRGDVLAWNRTGHALFAEHLDFAAPADPALRPSIPRMFFLDPLTRDLHRNWAELARVHVAYLRLTAGRYPTDAHLAELIGELAMRSAEFATLWAEGEVADCTVGAMRLHHPTVGGVDVDYQVWLQPDSPDHRLEVYTPHDARSADALRLLGGATPETTDTRGHVAAE
- the fusA gene encoding elongation factor G, giving the protein MTRPRTDLARLRNIGIAAHIDAGKTTTTERILFYTGVTRVLGEVHDGTAAMDRMIQEREHGITIAAAATTCAWRDHEITIIDTPGHVDFTVEVERSLRVLDGAVAVFDAKEGVEPQSEQVWRQADRYGVPRICFVNKMDKLGADFGFTVRTIAQRLGVRPLVIQLPIGAERDFEGIVDLVEMTAKVWRGDTGHGARFEVVAIPDELRTEAEQYREALIATVSDADEAVLERYLSGRPIPVDLLKAAIRTMTIDARAYPVLCGSALANIGVQPLLDAVVDYLPSPLDVAAVHGFSPEGENIERAPELAEPFAALAFKVALHPFFGKLVYLRVYAGRVEPGAAVLNSANGRKERLGKLFQMQSSTEIAVDRVHAGQICAVIGLKETSTGDTLCDRNAPIVLESMFFPEPVLSVSVEPRTRADQDKLGTALARLAEEDPTFTVHVDAETGQTVLGGMGELHLEILVDRMKREFRVEAEIGAPRVAYRETVTAAVERFEYTHRKQVGGHGQFAKVVIAVHPHVAEDGAVYEFESRVSGGRVPREYLPAVDAGAQDALRVGALAGFPLVNVRVTLLDGAAHVQDSSDLAFRLAGAAAVRAAVALAKPVLLEPVMAVEVVTPEEYLGEVIGDLNARRGRVTELTERAGARVVRALTPLQEMFGYIGDLRSKTRGRATYAMVFDSYAPVPPGVAASIIAGG
- a CDS encoding PPOX class F420-dependent oxidoreductase → MTAEFDPHDLLAAARLGVLATIKADGRPQLSPVTPYYDRAAGRIYVSMTEGRAKTVNLRRDPRAALEVTAPDGWSWATAEGTVTLTGPGTDPNGPEVEALVDYYRAAAGEHPDWTEYRDVMVADRRVLMTLAVDHVYGAKIR
- a CDS encoding alpha/beta fold hydrolase — encoded protein: MAEVQGFEVTEGVLEHGMPYLAFGAGRPLVFLRWFMPDHANPTGWIRKSEVKTLAPLARHFRVYAVNRAPGMAVGTTMADIAREHAEGLAAEFGGPVDVLGISSGGSLALQLAADHPSAVRRLVIASSGYRLEDEARASQMQYATAAAAGRRSLHHLATQGIESPVKRRLVSAFAWLADPLVRPKNPADTLAFVRAEDAFDVDGELAAITAPTLVIGGDRDEFYSVDTFRHTAEGIPGARLVLYPDTTHLGAIKHPRFAPEVTAFLDAPED